In Lolium rigidum isolate FL_2022 chromosome 7, APGP_CSIRO_Lrig_0.1, whole genome shotgun sequence, the DNA window CACTTTTTGTGCCAAACGTGTGGCGCGCCACAACTCCAGTGGCGAGAAAAGTGTGCACCATACTTGCGGAAAGACTTCGTAAGATATTATGTGTATGATATGTGGGGTAGTGTGCTGAACTTGTGGCACACAATTGAGACATTGAACCAAGCACTAGACTAAGAGAGTTTAACATGTGTAACATGTGGTTTGACAAGGTGGGCTCAACAGAACGTAAGTGTGTTAGTGTGTACGTGATAAAGTAAAACTTGACTAACTTTGACTAAGTATTTTGAAGAGAAAACATTAGCATTAAAGTGTCTTAAATCAAGAAAGAAAAATATAGAATTGCATGATCTAGCCAGTTCAACCATAAGACCGACCTGATAGAAGAAGAGAGCTAGACAATTATATTCAACGCCTCCCCTCACATCTAAGCCGGCAGGTCTTTTTTTTAGATCTCGCACGAGACATAGACGTGTATCCTTGATTTTTTTAGAAGGccgcaaataattattttaaataCTGGGCTGGCTAGAATTTGAACCCAGGACCatgtagctctgataccatgtggaatTTCATGATCTAGCCAGTTCAACCATAAGATCGATCTGATAGAAGTGGGATGGGAAATTATGTTCAAGAATAAAATCCCTCCTGGGTCGCCTCAGTGAGCGGCTCCGGAGGCGAGGAAACCCTAGGAAAAAGGCGTTCCTCAATCTCCTCTCCTCGGCTACTAGCGACACGCCTCGACGGGCCCCCATACGAGTGGAGGAGGAACATCATCTAGGAGGCGCAAGAAGTCTATGTGTCCAGTGGAGGTCTCAGAGGCGCTCGCTAGAGCACGGCGGGGGACCTCAGGGTGAGGTGGAGCTCAGCGAGGAAGGATATGTAGCAGGTTGCGGCACCGTGTGGTGGAGCTGTGGTGCGGCCTGGAGGCGGCGGCATGAGCCCAAGGTCATCGAGGAGGCTCGGACGGGAAGGAGTTTCTGGCTAGCAATGGTTGGCCCCTCGCGTTGCGGGCGAGTGAAGATGTCCCTCCTGTGATGGCCGTCGTGGGTGCTGGAGGATGGTCTAGGCCCGATCTGGTCGGAGAGGCTAGGAATGTTGCTTCCTGGATGTTGCCTGGTGTTGGCGATGACCTTGACGGGCCGTCCTGCCTCCGTCGGAGGTGGGGACGTTGTGGATCCTTGCCTgggtggaggtggaagatggACCAGGCTCTTGACtgtgtggggtgctggaggccatGGTTCTGCGTCTAGGATATGATGGAGTTACGGTAATTGCGATGCAAGCTTACTTGGACAGTGTTGTCCCAACCCTCGTTGGTGGGGAGATGTGCGACGATAACGATGAAAATCCCGCATGGCTATTGTTGGGACGGCGGCAACGACAAGTTGTCGTTTTCCTTGTTGGAGGCATCGTCGAGGTGTGTTGGCATCTTCCTCACTCTCTCATGGTGTTGATGGCGTCTTCGATGTCGCTCCTCTATTGGGAGTATCACGTTTGGAGACATGGCTTGGAGGCCCTCTATTGCGCTCCTCCGGTGCTCGTCGTTGTCCAGCGTTGTTTCAACAAGGCCGCTATGTACGGCATAGCCAACGAGTCCTAGACGATGCCCTCTCGAACCGACGAAGTTCCTCCGTCTATCTCGTTGAGACGGCTTTATTTTCTTGCTTACTATGCTTAGGACATGTTTTTCTTGTTGTGTTGTTTTGCCCGTGATGGCTGTTTTATACtagctggtgtggagttgcagtaACAAGCGAGTGTAGTTTTTTTTACTCAAATCTCTGCCTTCATTAAAAATATGATACGCCTTTGATGTACTCTTAAATAAAAAAAGTATGTCAAATCATTATGATTGTATTCATGATGAAATGTACtttcatattttatttatgtatttatttattatttCAAATGTTTATAGGATTTGTAAATTCTTGGACAAAGATAATTAAGTTTAACTTCTAAAATGCTAATACGCGTTGTAAGAAGAATGGGGGGCTACTCTACCAGAACAAGTTGCACTGTCAGACAGCAACAGATTCAGATTTAATCTATTCATCGGTCTATATATCTAGTGCCAAGGTGAGCTTCTTACGCAGTGACAAGGCCTGCAAGCCTGCAATAGGTCCACAGCGACGACCCGATCACCCCatacatggctgcaggagagctGGCGACGATGCCGGCTGGTGCTGTCCTCATATTTCTCCTTCTGGCTGTCGCTTCCGCTGCCTACGACGGCGTCGGATCGGAGTCGGTAAGCCGGAGGAGCTTCCCCAAGGGCTTCCTCTTCGGGACGGCCTCCTCGTCCTACCAGGTTTCCACTTCTTTCCTCCACTGATTCAAGCATAGCATACATTATTGTTCGCTTTCCTTTCTCCGATCAGCACAATCTGATGGATGGTGGCAAGTACAGGTATGGAAGCTGTATCATGCATAAGCTGCTACTCCTTCCTAATGTTAGAGGTTATAGTTAGGAATGTTTTTGTTAGAAGTTAACACAGAGAAGATTCTAGGCAAATACTAGACAGGAATCATGAATGACTGAATGGTAGAAAAAGTGGGAGAAAATATTTCTCAAGTTCCAGCATATATGACTTGCCGACTTGGTCCATCGATACTTGATCTGATCGAACAAGTAATATCATATATTCAGTTCTGGATCTGGTCTCATATAAGCACATGCATCTGGCACACAACTGCAGTATGAGGGTGGTGCAATGGAGGGAGGCAGGGGACCAAGCATCTGGGACAACTTCACTCACCAATACCCAGGCATGTATACATCTGCAATACGCAGTAAACGGAGAATAGTATCATTAGATTTATTATATAATTTATTTTcatagtatcataatcttctaatTCTATACTAACAGGTTGagccaaaataatggtcaaactGCGTGTTTGGTGTGAACATGTCTGAAAGGTCATTTATTAGGAACAGATCAGTAGTACTACTAGTATTTCAGTACTACTAGTCTGCATTTCAGTAGTAGACTATTCTATATTTACTGGTCAATGTTAAACTTCTTAATTTCaccaactatatagaaaaagttGTCAACAGTTATAATCTCAAACCAATATCGTTAGAAAGATCATGAATTGTTTTCATATTATTGTAGTTGTTTAtgtttttctatatagttagtcAAACTTTAAATAATTTGGCTTTGACCGAAAACTATATACATCCTATTTTGGAAGGGAGGGAGTACCAAGGTTTTTTTTCTCGGTGATAGTTTTTTACCGGAGTTCCCCGGAATAACTTGTTACCTCGCAATCTTGGATATCTCGGACTTTTTTCGTTCGAATTACTGAaagaaaatttgaaattcaaaattttgAACTCAAAACCAACAAATTTCTAGCGTAAATTAGAGGTAGAGCTTCTGCAGCGTAGCGGTAAGACTCTTCTGTCCAAAAACAGCAGGTTGCGGCCTCGAATATAGTTGTGCCAGCTTTCTAATTTCTTAATGCAAAACATAAAATAAATAGACAAAAAGAAATATTTTGCGACTACATAGAGTTGAACTCGCGACCTTTTGGAATCAACATCACACCAAGCAACCGCGCCACACAAGCTTTATGTATATTACATCATGCGTCGCCTATTTGACCAAATACTATAGTTCAAATTCAAATGTAGCCGAAATGTTTTGGTCGGTATCATTTATTCTCGGGGGTAACGAGATTATCGGTTTCcgccaaaatttcggaaattccgGCAGCGGAGTACTAAGTTAAATCTTCCTTTCATCAAATGAATATCAATGAGCATTGTTTTTCCCCCATAAAATCGGAATAGCTTATGCAGATAAAGTTGCCGACAGAAGCAACGGGGATGTGGCAGTGGACTCTTACCATCTTTACAAGGTATGGATATAGCTATTTTAGTTTGGATGACTTAGTTTTTCTTGACATTTTAGAATTCCCATAAATTATATACTCAAAAGATCAATACCCACAAAACAAAGATTGATATTACAATCTCACAATGACAAAAGAATATGAATATTAGTTCCATTAATCCTGCAATATTAATCTAGGTAGCGCTTATCACAAATTCTGAAAACCTCAGGAAGATGTGCGCCTCATGAAGGATATGGGAGTGGATGCATACAGGTTCTCCATCTCATGGACAAGAATTCTTCCAGGTAACGATATCTTTCAATCGAGATACGTTTTACCTCTTTTTTTTCTCTGGATAAAGATTCTGCAAATCTTCCACATGCTAAGTTGATAGCATGTTCACATTGACCTTAATGAATGCATGTCAGATGGGACTCTGAGAGGTGGAGTGAACAAACAAGGCATCAAATATTATAATAACTTGATTAATGAGCTACTATCCAAAGGTAAAGTATCTAACAATCAGCAGTACTTAATTATTTCTTATGAAATAATGGTATCAATCTCCAGGCTGCACTGACATCATGCTCGTTAGTTATTCCACCACTAGattaatctttatatatttgcagGGTTGCAGCCATTCGTGACCCTTTTTCACTGGGATTCACCTCAGGAGTTGGAATATGAATATGGAGGGTTTCTTAACCCTAATATTATGTGAGTGGTAAAAGTACCTTTATGcatttacttagagaaataactaGATAATGAGACATTGATGGAGAGTATAGTTTGGGATTTTAATATCGTCGGCCAGCAGGAAAATCTTAAGTGTCGTCTAGAAGCAAGTCATTGTCAAATGGGAAATTCTAATCAAATCATCAAAATAAGTCAAGAAAAACCCAAGTAAAAGAAGATTCACTAGGGGCAGCATGAGTAAGTTAGTCCAACATGCATGAAGTTATCGTTCTCCTTCTCTACCTACTCCACCATGGGCATCCATTGTAAATAGCCAAGAAATTCTGAGCGTGCGACGTTTTGGAGTTGGGGCTGCATGGAGCCTGATATGCTGAAACAATGGAAAACGGTATTCTAAATTGCCAAGAAAAATTCTTGGAAAAACAATCTGTATCTCACAGATGTATTCCACAAGtgttaaaattttaatatgaaatacTTCTATCTTCCATAGGCTAAACAAAAAATTATGCGTTCCTAGGATATCTCTATCTGGACATGTAGAATTTCGTTTCAGAACTTTTTGAAGTTCTAAAACCCAATTTTGAATTCCAAAAATAACTTGCTCCAGTGGCCCGAGctcattttttttaaagaaactcTCCTCTGTATAATCTCCTGCACAGGGGGCATGTATAATATATTAAGACAATCCACGACGGAACAAGTACAAAATATCTCTCAAAATATGGATAGACCATGCTCCATGCATGACAGAGATAACCCAGAAATGTTCAATAGACGTCGACGTGATTGAATATAGTAGAGACAACGACTCCATAAGACCGGCCTGCACGGTCCGCTACGAACAGATCCAACATCACCATCAAGAAATGATGGATTGATTGATGGACACACACTCTCTAAAGCATTTTGTAAGATGTCATAAAGAAGCAACGATATTTTAATCGGGCTGTCACTGGTGCATGCAGAAATGACTATAAGGATTACGCTGAAGTCTGCTTCAGAGAGTTCGGAGATCGAGTGAAGCACTGGATTACATTCAACGAGCCATGGTCGTTTTCTGTCGCGAGCTATGCTATGGGAATTTTTGCGCCAGGCCGGTGCTCCTCTTGGGAGTTGGGGAAATGCAGCGTTGGAGAATCAGGAACAGAGCCTTACATTGTAGGCCACCATCAGCTACTCGCCCATGCAGCGGCCGTCAGATTATACAAACAAAAATACCAGGTGATTAACGAGCACTTCATTGTTAGGCATATATGAACGACCGTATGATTGATACACGTGTGTATGAAAATGCAGGACGCCCAGAAGGGGAAGGTTGGGATAACTCTAGTCTCAAACTGGTATGTTCCCTTCTCACGTTCGAAGTCCGACAATGCTGCAGCGAGGCGCGCTATAGACTTCATGCTCGGATGGTAAACTCTTTGTAATTCACACATATATTAGTTTTCAAGGTGTTGAAGGAAATGGAAATCTTACTGGCTAGGAATGCCCTTGCAGGTTTATGGACCCTCTGACGAGAGGAGTCTACCCCCATAGCATGAGAAAACTGGTCGGTAATCGCTTGCCACGGTTCACAAAGGAACAATCTAAGTTGGTCAAGGGTGCATTCGACTTCATTGGAATCAACTATTACACTGCAAACTATGCTGATAGCCTTCCCCCGTCAAATGGACTGAAGACTAGCTACAATACCGATGCTCAAGCTAATCTTACCGGTGAGTCATCATGTAGCAACCATTTACATTTTTTAAATTGCGCCTACTAACCATCCAAAATTGTTAGGTGTTCGAAATGGTGTCCCCATAGGTCCTCAGGTAATTTACCACTTGTGTACATGCGAACAAATCTCTCATATGTAGTTATTCGCCCCTTTTCATGTTGGTGATTCAGTTCAGTAAATAATATGTGTGTAGTCTGGTACACCTTGGATCTACGTCTACCCTCAAGGCTTCCGTGACCTGCTTCTTTATGTCAAGGACAACTACGGCAATCCCACTGTCTACATCACTGAAAACGGTGagcatattatctctcccaaaaaaacaaaaggaaatatATACAAGAACTCAACTGAAGAACTCTTTCATTCAGGCGTCGGCGAACCCAACAACAAGACCCTCACAATTCAGGAAGCCCTCAAGGATTACGCCAGGATAGAGTACTATCACAAGCACCTTCTTGCGCTACAGAGCGCCATAAGGTCGATTAGAGCACCGTCATACAGACTCCAAACCAGATTGTCATTACCTGACAATTAATGTTGCCTTTCACACGCGTGTTAACTCGCTCTGGTCTCTACAGGGACGGCGCAAACGTGAAGGGGTACTTTGCATGGTCACTGCTCGACAACTTCGAGTGGGCGAGCGGGTACACGGTTAGGTTTGGTTTACACTTCGTGGACTACATCGATGGGCAGAAGCGGAAGCGGTATCCCAAGAAGTCAGCACGCTGGTTCAAGAAGTTCCTCAAGCGATGATCGACATGCATATATCTGGCAACCACGCGATGGAGCCAGTGTTACAATAGAGGATTGGCTGATTGTACTATCATGTGTGCTGCACGGTATTACCCCTTGTATTGGTCGTAATGACGCTGTAATAATTTCAGCTGAATTTGCAAGGTTTAGACCAACTGACTGAACGTATGCCTGCAGCATTTTTGTAGCATTGCCCAATTTCACTACAGGAATAGTGAtgtacgccgacggccgtggcgtacgccgatgGCCAAATGTTGGGGCCGTCCGCGTATGGTTCGGCACGGCCAGCCAGCCCGTCCGACCCTCGGCGTAttgttgccgtcggcgtagcgaagtctacgccgagagcagccctcggcatatatttggccctaggcgtagacagggctacgccgacgaccaccctcggcgtaggctatttttTAGAttagtctaattttgtaaaaatcataactaattcatatgatgtcagaaaaatgcgtataaggcatcaaaatattcagaaaaatatcCTCTATTATGTCAAAattatgcatatttgaatcacgtacagtaccatgttaacatagtaacaattcaaacactttcttatatgtcctcgggttcCGTTTtgcccagatggcaatttaaaagaattcagaaaatcccgcggagccgcatggcgtcattttatgtgtcctaataACCACTCCAAaatacggaattgggatacgtcaGTTATTTtgtaaaacccttcacaaacagggctatcaagtccggagttctatggcttttaggtgaAATGAATAGGAAACgctcgtgacaccgcatagtttgtcggaacgaggccatatttggcacatgcgtggtccctaggatgggaagcaaggccccggaagcggatttccaatccgacccatgggcgatggtttttttcattttcggggtgccaaaacggtttttttgtgaagcaactacatggggcgtatttttgtattgcgcgagacctccgcgtagtagtaggacaccgcctccgcaccacatatcacatgtcatatgtgcgcgctagctatctgggaatccctgcggcttcctgcggtgtcccgccgaatccgctggaaattgaccggatttgaactaggggtacacttttcgtcgctcaataaatttcgcgaaaaatgtttttaggtctacgacacatcactttatgtgctaaacttttccgtttagcgcgatggtgaacgggtgcaccagcgcgcctggtatggccataccgcatctccgtggggccgTTTTGGCTGGATGgaaatttaaactaagttagaaaatcccttggagccgtatggcgtcattttatgtgtcgtagtaaccactccaaaaattagaattaggatacaacaattatttggaaaacccttcacaaacagagcaATCACGTCCggtgttctatggcttttagggcaaatgagtaggaaacggccagtgacaccgcatagtttgtcggaccaaggccatatttggcaggtgtggtacctgggatgggaagaaaagccccgggagcggatttccaatccgacccatgggagatggttttttcatttttgggatgccaaaacggttttttttttgtgaagcagctacatgtggcgcattttagtattgcgcgagacctccacttagtggtaggacaccctcttggcaccacatatcacatgccatatgtgcccgctagctatctgggaatccatgcggcttcctgcggagtcccgccgaatccgctggaaactgaccggatttgaactaggggtacacttttcgtcgctcaataaattccggaaaaaatgtttttatgtctatgatacatcactttatgtgctaaatgttttccgtttagcgtgatggtgaacaggtgcaccagcgcgcccggtacggccagaccgcatctccgtggggggtcGTTTttgccaaatggcaatttaaacgatgtcagaaaatcccttggagccgcatggcatcattttatgtgtcctggtaaccactccaaaagtcggaattagaatacggcaattattttggaaaacccttcacaaacagggctatcacgtccggagttctatggattttagggcaaatgagtaggaaacggcatgtgacaccgcatagtttgtcgaaacgaggccatatttggcacgtgcgtggtctctGGGAAGAAATGCAtggggccccgggagcggatttccaatccgacccatgggcgatggttttttcattttcgggtgccaaaacgagtttttttttgtgaagcagctacatgggacgtattttagtattgcgcgagacctccgcgtagtggtaggacaccgcctccgcaccacatatcacatgccatatgtgcgcgctagctatctgggaatccctgcggcttcctgcagtgtcccgccgaatccgctagaaactgaccggatttgaaataggggtacactttccgtcgctcaataaattccgcgaaaaatatttttaggtctatAGCACATCACTTTATGGCGAACGGTGCactagcgcgcccggtacggccatttcgcatctcccgagggggccattttggccagatggcaaactggacgtcatatttggattcctctaatttttaggttaaaattatgatatggatgttatatttagattcctctcatttttctgatcgatttagacatattatttgtggaatttcgatttttcgatttaaagatatttattattccatattaaataaaaaagcaaaaataaaatcattttattgttatttgaattcaatattattattcagtgttacttatatattcattattttttacttaagtaattgtttggaattcaaaataaagagttgtgacatcacggtccaagggttaatagggttgataggctattattatcagcaaggtgtcaattctttaagggaagctcatccgaatggaaccaataaGTTAAGCGTGTTGTTGAGGTtgaagtagtgtgaggatgggtgaccggggaggtttaaccatgattgtaatttaacCTAAGGTTAAGTGTACTTAAAGTTAAAAGTGTATGAGTGAAAGAtaacaagtaaaaaaagaaaaaaatggtgtaaaaaaattgaaatttgaaaaagtttaaaactctatgccgagggctttgccgtcgacatataaaaaaaatgtatttttttaaaaaaaattgtatttttttggaaaaaggaaatttgaatttttaaaattaaataatATCATGAAATTAGTTaagttggatttcctacccttgaatccaggcttaccttttcattttcatgttttaaacttgttcaaatcttggtcaaacttaggatttgaccaagattcaaacgggcataaaaaTTGGAAGGAAGGGTACACGAATtacaattaaaaaaaattaaggtaacttaaatacttggatgccccaaagaaGTGTGGAAACCGAAAACAATGGCAAAACCTGTGCGCGTGTTGCATCCATGCAGAAAACATACCAGACACCAATAGTTTGACCTAAGTTTGAAGTCAAACCGAAGGTtgttagaaaaaatcgaaattggtaaagcaaagcatgaaatcataaatttgtgatgcacggtagctatgaaaagtattaaacaatgcataccaaaaaaaaatttagaggaatactagttcaatttatttaattttatattagtagcccaaaatcgaaccagtagttggatatttttgaacttgatctgtagtagtgggcaaaaccctagtttaacctatttaaacatagcttcgtaggtcgatttttctactttttt includes these proteins:
- the LOC124674791 gene encoding beta-glucosidase 12-like isoform X2, with product MAAGELATMPAGAVLIFLLLAVASAAYDGVGSESVSRRSFPKGFLFGTASSSYQYEGGAMEGGRGPSIWDNFTHQYPDKVADRSNGDVAVDSYHLYKEDVRLMKDMGVDAYRFSISWTRILPDGTLRGGVNKQGIKYYNNLINELLSKGLQPFVTLFHWDSPQELEYEYGGFLNPNIINDYKDYAEVCFREFGDRVKHWITFNEPWSFSVASYAMGIFAPGRCSSWELGKCSVGESGTEPYIVGHHQLLAHAAAVRLYKQKYQDAQKGKVGITLVSNWYVPFSRSKSDNAAARRAIDFMLGWFMDPLTRGVYPHSMRKLVGNRLPRFTKEQSKLVKGAFDFIGINYYTANYADSLPPSNGLKTSYNTDAQANLTGVRNGVPIGPQSGTPWIYVYPQGFRDLLLYVKDNYGNPTVYITENGVGEPNNKTLTIQEALKDYARIEYYHKHLLALQSAIRDGANVKGYFAWSLLDNFEWASGYTVRFGLHFVDYIDGQKRKRYPKKSARWFKKFLKR
- the LOC124674791 gene encoding beta-glucosidase 12-like isoform X1; its protein translation is MAAGELATMPAGAVLIFLLLAVASAAYDGVGSESVSRRSFPKGFLFGTASSSYQYEGGAMEGGRGPSIWDNFTHQYPDKVADRSNGDVAVDSYHLYKEDVRLMKDMGVDAYRFSISWTRILPDGTLRGGVNKQGIKYYNNLINELLSKGLQPFVTLFHWDSPQELEYEYGGFLNPNIINDYKDYAEVCFREFGDRVKHWITFNEPWSFSVASYAMGIFAPGRCSSWELGKCSVGESGTEPYIVGHHQLLAHAAAVRLYKQKYQDAQKGKVGITLVSNWYVPFSRSKSDNAAARRAIDFMLGWFMDPLTRGVYPHSMRKLVGNRLPRFTKEQSKLVKGAFDFIGINYYTANYADSLPPSNGLKTSYNTDAQANLTGVRNGVPIGPQSGTPWIYVYPQGFRDLLLYVKDNYGNPTVYITENGEHIISPKKTKGNIYKNSTEELFHSGVGEPNNKTLTIQEALKDYARIEYYHKHLLALQSAIRDGANVKGYFAWSLLDNFEWASGYTVRFGLHFVDYIDGQKRKRYPKKSARWFKKFLKR